Genomic window (Streptomyces sp. RerS4):
CCACCACGGCCATCTACTCCGTGTACGTCTCGATGGTCTACCTGATGGCCATGCCGGGCGGATGGTTCGGTGACCGCGTCTGGGGCGCCCGCAAGACGGTCGCCATCGCCGGTTTCGTGATCATGGCTGGTCACCTGTCGTTGGCCCTTCCCGGCCAGGCGATGTTCTTCGTCGGTCTGATCCTGGTCGCGACCGGTTCGGGTCTGCTGAAGGCCAACATCTCCACGATGGTCGGCCACCTGTACGACGGTCCCGAGGACCCGCGTCGTGACGGCGGCTTCACCCTCTTCTACATCGGCATCAACCTCGGTGCCTTCGTCGCCCCGTTCATCGTCGGAACGGTCGGCAAGGAGCACAACTGGCACCTGGGCTTCGCCCTCGCCGCCGCCGGCATGGGCCTGGGTCTGCTGCAGTTCCTGCTCGGCACCAAGCACCTGAGCCCGAAGAGCAGCCAGGTCCCGAACCCGCTGTCGCCGGAAGAGCGCAAGGCCGTCCTCACCAAGGTCGCCTTCGCGGTCGCGGGTATCGCCGTCTTCTACGGCGCCGTCGTCGCTCTCGGCATGTACACGCTGAACTGGGCGCTGGTCCCGCTGACGCTGGCCGGTCTGATCATCCCGATCGCGGTGCTGGCGCGCATCAAGCGCGACAAGGACCTCTCGGGCACCGAGCAGTCCCGCATGACCGCGTACATCTGGTTCTTCATCGCCGCCGCCGTCTTCTGGATGATCTACGACCAGGGTGGCTCGACGCTGTCCCTGTTCGCCGACTCCAAGACCGCCGGCACGGTCTTCGGCTTCGACTTCTCGGCCACCTGGTACCAGTCGCTGAACCCGCTGTTCGTGATGGCCCTGGCCCCGGTCTTCGCCTGGCTGTGGCTGTGGCTGGCGCGCAAGAACCAGGAGCCGAACACCATCGTGAAGTTCGCGATGGGTCTGGTGCTGGTCGGCGCCTCGTTCTTCGTCTTCATCGTGCCGATGGGCATGGCGACCGGTGACACCAAGGTCTCGCCGATGTGGCTCGTCTCGATCTACATGATCCAGACGATCGGTGAGCTGTGCCTCTCCCCGGTCGGCCTCTCGGTCACCACGAAGATGGCCC
Coding sequences:
- a CDS encoding oligopeptide:H+ symporter, with the translated sequence MASSLTKDSASPAEKTFFGHPRGLATLFMTEMWERFSYYGMRALLVYYLVSGGADAATGSQGGGLAMTAATTTAIYSVYVSMVYLMAMPGGWFGDRVWGARKTVAIAGFVIMAGHLSLALPGQAMFFVGLILVATGSGLLKANISTMVGHLYDGPEDPRRDGGFTLFYIGINLGAFVAPFIVGTVGKEHNWHLGFALAAAGMGLGLLQFLLGTKHLSPKSSQVPNPLSPEERKAVLTKVAFAVAGIAVFYGAVVALGMYTLNWALVPLTLAGLIIPIAVLARIKRDKDLSGTEQSRMTAYIWFFIAAAVFWMIYDQGGSTLSLFADSKTAGTVFGFDFSATWYQSLNPLFVMALAPVFAWLWLWLARKNQEPNTIVKFAMGLVLVGASFFVFIVPMGMATGDTKVSPMWLVSIYMIQTIGELCLSPVGLSVTTKMAPQKYASQMMGVWFLAVTAGDCTTSLLSLGGVDLNGTWVIAFEATAAVLAGFAVYSYRKKVQSLMGSVH